Genomic window (Terriglobus sp. TAA 43):
CAAAGCATTTGTCCCTGCGTTTCTTGGTCTCTGCGTCTGCTGCATGCTGCTGATTCCTTTCCTGGGGCAGGATTTCTTCCCGGATACCGATAGCGGTCAGTTCACCCTGCACGTGCGCGCCCCAACGGGTACGCGTATTGAAGAAGTTGCGAACCTGTTTGATCAGGTAGAGAACCAGATTCGCAAGACCATTCCAGCCGATGAAATGTCCGGTGTTCTTGACAACATCGGTATGCCGTATTCGTCCATGAATACGCAGCACTTGACGAACGGCACGATCAGCGCAGGCGATGGAGACATCTTCGTCACGCTGAAAGAAGATCACCACCCCACGGCAAAGTACGTTGAAGCTCTGCGTCGTGATCTTCCGAAGATGTTCCCGCAAGCAACGTTCTACATGTTGCCCGCCGACATCACGACGCAGATTTTGAACTTTGGTATTCCTGCGCCAATCGACATTCAGATTGAAGGCAATGACATTGCCGCGAGCAAGCTGCAAGCCGATAAGATCTTGGCGCAACTGCGTGAGGTCCCGGGCATGACAGACCTTCGCATTCAGCAGCCTTTTAACGGCCCCACGCTGAACATTAATGTGGACCGCACCAAGGCATTGCAAGGCGGCTTCACACCGCGGGACGTTTCGCAAAGCTTGCTGAATACCCTGAGCGGCTCGTTCCAGGTAACACCTATGTTCTTTCTGAACTGGAAGAACGGTGTGAACTACAACATGGCCGCGCAGACTCCGCAATACAAGATGGATACCGTACAGGATTTGCAGAATGTGCCGATCAATCGCAGCACTTCCATCGCAGCGGGCACAGGAAATGGACAGCCTACGATCCTCAGTGACATGGCCACGGTATCGCGCGGCACTGAGATGACCGTGGTGAACCACTACAACATCCGTCGCGTGGTGGATATTTACGGCAGCGTCCAGAATCGCGACCTGGGAGCAGTAAGTCGAGACATCGAGAGGATTCTTGCAAAAGATCGCAAAGAGTTGCCCCGCGGCACCTACATCACCCTGAAGGGTCAAGTAGAGACGATGCGCAGCTCCTACATTGGGCTGGTAGGCGGACTTATCTTCTCCATCGTGTTGGTCTATCTGTTGATCGTGGTGAACTTCCAGAGCTGGGTGGATCCATTCATCATTATCACGGCGTTACCGGCTGCACTGGCTGGCATCATCCTCTTCCTGTTCCTCACGCATACACGACTGAGTGTTCCTGCACTGATGGGTGCCATTATGTGTATGGGTGTGGCAACGGCGAACTCGATCCTCGTGGTTTCATTCGCCAAGCAACAACTGGAAGAACACGGCGACGCCTTACGCGCTGCCATTGAAGCTGGTGCAACACGCTTCCGCCCCGTATTGATGACGGCACTGGCCATGATCATTGGCATGGTTCCCATGGCCATGGGAATGGGCGATGGTGGTGAACAAAACGCACCGCTCGGACGCGCCGTGATCGGCGGTCTGCTGTGCGCTACCTGCGCCACTCTGGTCTTTGTTCCGACCGTTTTCGCATTGATTCACGGACGCAAGAAATCTAATCCCAATCGCAACCAGGAGCAGCTGGCAGAGGTGCATGCATGAGTGAGCAACCCCACATCGTCGACGCAGAAACCGAGAACGATGCACACAGCGATGTGAACAATATTCAAACTGATGTGGTTCGCGCGCATGCGGAAGCTCATGCGGAACACCACATCGACACTCCTGGCAGCATGCGCTCCATCGGCATCCTTTTTGCCGTGGTCGTTCTGGCAGCCATTGGCTACGGCATTTATTCGCGTCGCTCACATGAATCGAAGCTGCAGGAAACCACAGCGCAGGAGTCGATTCCGCATGTGATCGTGACGCATGCATCCACAGGCTCAAAGAGCGGCCAGCTAACGCTTCCCGGTAGCGTTTCTGCCTACATTGAAACGCCCATCTATTCGCGTACCAACGGCTATCTGAAAAAGTGGTATTTCGACATTGGCGCGCATGTGAAACAAGGGAGTTTGCTCGCTGTAGTTGAAACACCGGAAGTAGACCAGCAGTTGATTCAATCGCGCGCAGAGCTGGAGCGCCAGGAAGCCAATGCGC
Coding sequences:
- a CDS encoding efflux RND transporter permease subunit, with protein sequence MWIVKVALTRPYTFIVLALLILLAAPIMILRTPTDIFPNINIPVISIGFTYTGLNPEEVEGRLTTPYEKALTTLVDNIQHTESTSYNGYSVIRVFLQPGASLDTANAQVTAASQYELRQLPPGILPPQVINFSASSVPIVQIGVSGEGMSEAQLNDYATNFVRTQFVTVPGSVVPLPYGGKLRQITISMDQSAMQSKGIAPGDLLAALAQQNVVTPSGTIKIGSTEYDVRPNGAPRTTEDLQGLPIKQANGNTIFLRDVATVAEGFQFQTNVVRQDGKRGVLISVLKNGNSSTLDVVKGIRGTLPRAKSTLPPQLQLTPLGDQSVFVRAAVEGVIREAIIAAVLTAIMILVFLGSWRSTVIIAISIPLSILTSVIVLGLIGETINTMTLGGLALAVGILVDDATVTIENIERYLEDGYPLLEAIEQGAAQISVPALVSTLCICIVFLPMFFLSGVSRFLFVPLAEAVVFAMLASYILSRTLVPTLAMYLLKAHAHGEHANGFFARFQRGFNARFDKVRDAYDGLLRRLIAARKAFVPAFLGLCVCCMLLIPFLGQDFFPDTDSGQFTLHVRAPTGTRIEEVANLFDQVENQIRKTIPADEMSGVLDNIGMPYSSMNTQHLTNGTISAGDGDIFVTLKEDHHPTAKYVEALRRDLPKMFPQATFYMLPADITTQILNFGIPAPIDIQIEGNDIAASKLQADKILAQLREVPGMTDLRIQQPFNGPTLNINVDRTKALQGGFTPRDVSQSLLNTLSGSFQVTPMFFLNWKNGVNYNMAAQTPQYKMDTVQDLQNVPINRSTSIAAGTGNGQPTILSDMATVSRGTEMTVVNHYNIRRVVDIYGSVQNRDLGAVSRDIERILAKDRKELPRGTYITLKGQVETMRSSYIGLVGGLIFSIVLVYLLIVVNFQSWVDPFIIITALPAALAGIILFLFLTHTRLSVPALMGAIMCMGVATANSILVVSFAKQQLEEHGDALRAAIEAGATRFRPVLMTALAMIIGMVPMAMGMGDGGEQNAPLGRAVIGGLLCATCATLVFVPTVFALIHGRKKSNPNRNQEQLAEVHA